The Denitrificimonas caeni genome has a segment encoding these proteins:
- the fdx gene encoding ISC system 2Fe-2S type ferredoxin: MTQIIFLPHAEHCPEGAVVEATPGETIMDAALRNGIEIEHACEMSCACTTCHVIVREGFDSMDESDDLEDDMLDKAWGLEPDSRLSCQAVVKDVDLIVEIPKYTINQVSERQ; this comes from the coding sequence ATGACGCAAATTATCTTTTTGCCCCATGCGGAGCATTGTCCAGAAGGTGCGGTCGTTGAAGCAACCCCTGGCGAAACGATTATGGATGCGGCGCTGCGCAACGGTATTGAAATTGAACATGCCTGTGAAATGTCTTGCGCATGCACCACCTGCCACGTGATTGTGCGTGAAGGTTTTGACTCTATGGATGAGTCTGATGATTTAGAAGATGACATGTTGGATAAAGCTTGGGGGCTTGAGCCTGACTCCCGTTTATCCTGCCAGGCAGTGGTTAAAGATGTTGATTTGATTGTGGAAATTCCTAAGTACACGATTAACCAAGTGTCAGAGCGACAGTAA
- the iscX gene encoding Fe-S cluster assembly protein IscX: MKLKWVDVQEIAISLSEKHDDIDPLSINFVNLRRLVTELPEFDDDPERSGEKILEAIQAAWIEELD, encoded by the coding sequence ATGAAACTGAAGTGGGTAGATGTCCAAGAAATAGCAATTTCATTAAGCGAAAAGCATGATGATATTGATCCGCTTTCCATTAATTTTGTGAACTTGCGACGTTTAGTTACCGAGCTGCCTGAGTTTGACGATGATCCTGAGCGCAGCGGCGAAAAAATCCTTGAGGCGATTCAGGCTGCATGGATTGAGGAGCTCGACTGA
- the ndk gene encoding nucleoside-diphosphate kinase: MTVQRTFSIIKPDAVAKNVVGEITSRFEKAGLRVVASKMVQLSEREAGGFYAEHKERPFFKDLVSFMTSGPVIVQVLEGENAIALNRELMGATNPKEADAGTIRADFAVSIDENAVHGSDSEAAAAREISYFFAATEVCDRIR; encoded by the coding sequence ATGACTGTTCAACGTACATTCTCAATTATCAAGCCAGACGCAGTTGCAAAAAACGTTGTTGGCGAAATTACTTCACGCTTTGAAAAAGCGGGTTTACGTGTTGTTGCTTCTAAAATGGTACAGCTGTCAGAGCGCGAAGCTGGCGGTTTTTACGCTGAGCACAAAGAGCGTCCTTTCTTTAAAGACCTAGTGAGCTTTATGACTTCAGGTCCAGTCATTGTTCAGGTTTTAGAAGGCGAAAACGCTATTGCTCTAAACCGCGAACTGATGGGCGCAACCAACCCTAAAGAAGCAGACGCTGGCACTATTCGTGCAGACTTCGCTGTTTCCATTGATGAAAACGCTGTACACGGTTCTGACTCAGAAGCCGCTGCTGCACGTGAAATCTCATACTTCTTCGCAGCAACTGAAGTATGTGACCGCATCCGTTAA
- the rlmN gene encoding 23S rRNA (adenine(2503)-C(2))-methyltransferase RlmN — protein MTTVTEKVNLLGLTREKLIAFFESIGEKKFRADQVMKWIHHFGVDQFSEMTNVSKALQAKLASCAEIRGPEIVSEDISSDGTRKWVIRVASGSCVETVYIPQGTRGTLCVSSQAGCALDCSFCSTGKQGFNSDLTSAEIIGQVWIASKSFGSIPGTVERAITNVVMMGMGEPLLNFDNVVDAMSIMLDDLGYGISKRKVTLSTAGVAPMIDKLGEHIDVSLALSLHAPNDELRNTLVPINKKYPLQVVLDACKRYVAKLGDKRFLTIEYTLLQDVNDHQEHAEQLVELLRDMPCKVNLIPFNPFPHSGYERPSNNAIRRFQDTLHHAGYSVTVRTPRGEDIDAACGQLVGQVQDRTRRSARYIAVRQVNE, from the coding sequence ATGACTACGGTAACTGAAAAAGTTAATTTACTTGGCTTGACGCGTGAGAAGCTGATTGCATTCTTCGAATCTATTGGCGAGAAAAAATTTCGTGCTGACCAAGTAATGAAATGGATTCACCACTTTGGGGTCGATCAATTCTCTGAAATGACCAACGTGAGTAAAGCTTTGCAAGCCAAATTGGCCAGCTGTGCGGAAATTCGCGGTCCAGAAATTGTCAGTGAAGATATTTCCAGTGATGGGACCCGTAAATGGGTTATACGCGTTGCTTCCGGTAGCTGCGTTGAAACTGTATATATTCCGCAAGGTACGCGGGGCACTTTATGTGTCTCTTCCCAAGCCGGCTGTGCGCTAGACTGCAGCTTTTGCTCAACGGGAAAACAAGGTTTTAATAGTGATTTGACCAGTGCAGAGATTATTGGTCAGGTCTGGATTGCATCGAAATCTTTTGGCTCCATCCCCGGCACGGTAGAACGGGCGATCACCAATGTGGTGATGATGGGAATGGGTGAGCCACTGCTCAATTTTGATAATGTTGTTGATGCCATGAGCATAATGCTCGACGACTTAGGTTATGGTATTTCCAAGCGTAAAGTGACGCTCTCAACGGCCGGAGTTGCACCAATGATTGATAAGCTTGGGGAGCATATTGATGTTTCTTTAGCGTTGTCACTGCATGCGCCGAATGATGAGCTGCGCAATACCTTGGTGCCGATTAATAAGAAATACCCGTTACAAGTGGTGTTGGATGCTTGTAAACGTTATGTCGCTAAGTTAGGTGATAAACGTTTTCTAACCATTGAGTACACCTTGCTGCAGGATGTCAATGACCATCAAGAGCATGCTGAGCAATTGGTTGAATTATTGCGAGACATGCCTTGTAAGGTCAATTTGATTCCATTTAATCCGTTTCCGCACTCAGGCTACGAGCGGCCGAGTAATAATGCTATTCGACGTTTTCAAGATACGCTGCACCATGCAGGGTATAGTGTGACCGTGCGGACCCCGCGTGGTGAAGATATAGACGCTGCTTGTGGGCAGTTGGTTGGGCAAGTGCAAGACCGTACGCGCCGTAGTGCCCGTTATATTGCAGTACGCCAAGTGAATGAGTAA
- the pilW gene encoding type IV pilus biogenesis/stability protein PilW, protein MIVRAGLILFICGVLTACVSSGSKPPLRTEEGRQQARDAYIQLGIGYLQQGVTEQAKMPLKKALEIDPNSADAHAALALVFQNELEPQLADEHYRKALAQGKSTRIQNNYGGFLYQQGEYKKAFKEFEEASQDTMYSGRSRVFENMGLTALRLNDKALALTYFERSLRLNPQQPRALLETANLLYERQEYVPAQRYYQSFMQLSEHSAASLLLGVRLAKIFQDRDQAASLGLQLKRLYPASAEYKQYQSEQ, encoded by the coding sequence ATGATTGTTCGTGCAGGACTTATATTGTTTATTTGTGGTGTGTTAACTGCTTGTGTATCCAGCGGTAGCAAACCACCTTTGCGCACTGAAGAAGGCCGCCAACAAGCGCGCGATGCCTATATTCAGCTGGGCATTGGCTATTTACAGCAAGGCGTTACTGAACAGGCAAAAATGCCGCTAAAGAAAGCCTTAGAAATTGACCCCAATAGTGCCGATGCCCATGCGGCTTTAGCGTTAGTGTTTCAGAATGAATTGGAACCGCAGTTGGCGGATGAGCATTATCGTAAAGCTTTAGCGCAAGGAAAAAGCACTCGCATTCAAAATAATTATGGTGGTTTTTTATACCAGCAAGGCGAGTATAAGAAGGCCTTTAAAGAGTTTGAAGAAGCCTCGCAGGATACTATGTATTCAGGCCGCTCACGGGTTTTTGAGAATATGGGCCTGACCGCGCTACGTTTGAATGATAAAGCCTTGGCACTGACTTACTTTGAACGCTCTTTGCGCTTAAACCCGCAGCAGCCTCGGGCGTTATTAGAAACAGCTAACCTTTTGTATGAGCGCCAAGAGTATGTGCCAGCACAGCGTTATTACCAGTCTTTTATGCAGCTGAGTGAGCATTCTGCGGCAAGCTTATTGCTGGGCGTACGCTTGGCGAAAATTTTTCAAGATCGCGATCAAGCCGCTAGTTTAGGGCTGCAGTTGAAGCGCCTGTATCCTGCTAGCGCTGAATATAAACAGTATCAATCGGAGCAGTGA
- a CDS encoding RodZ domain-containing protein has translation MSDTAKATETPMHTVGDSLRDARAAANLSVSEVASKLNLTISAVESLEANQFERLPGNTFARGYIRSYAKILGLDADQLARTFDQQVGSSAAQGAVHSIDRVGEVRSVSRGMLQFSAFVILLIILTAAYYAWQTFMVEQPEIGNKTAVFERVEVERADGSVHVQTLDELEDQAVAFALEANSAAEVLTLEVESGNDTDVEQPSASATDSETTDADARLPDQGALAEPDSATSQSQTAAESVTLAPGMGNAELSFVHDCWVRVADADGKEISSGLKRAGEQLNITGKAPLDVHLGYAKGVSILYNGEPVDFSAAVRGETARIKLGQ, from the coding sequence ATGAGCGATACAGCCAAAGCAACAGAGACACCCATGCATACCGTCGGTGACAGTCTGCGTGATGCACGCGCAGCTGCAAACTTGAGTGTGTCTGAAGTTGCCAGTAAGTTAAATTTAACCATCAGTGCGGTTGAGTCGCTAGAAGCCAACCAGTTTGAGCGCTTACCTGGCAATACTTTTGCCCGAGGCTATATTCGTAGCTATGCGAAGATTTTAGGTTTAGATGCTGATCAGCTGGCTCGGACTTTTGATCAGCAGGTTGGCAGTAGTGCGGCGCAAGGCGCTGTGCACAGTATTGATCGAGTTGGCGAGGTACGCAGTGTTTCCCGCGGCATGCTGCAGTTCAGTGCCTTTGTTATTTTGCTGATTATTCTCACCGCAGCCTATTATGCGTGGCAAACTTTTATGGTTGAGCAGCCAGAAATTGGCAACAAAACCGCTGTTTTTGAGCGGGTGGAAGTTGAGCGCGCTGATGGTTCAGTGCATGTGCAGACATTGGACGAGCTTGAGGATCAAGCGGTTGCTTTTGCTTTAGAGGCCAATTCAGCTGCTGAAGTGCTAACGCTTGAGGTTGAGAGCGGGAATGACACTGATGTCGAGCAACCCAGCGCATCGGCAACTGATTCAGAAACAACGGATGCCGATGCGAGGTTACCTGATCAAGGCGCATTAGCGGAGCCAGATAGTGCAACGTCGCAATCGCAGACTGCTGCAGAGTCAGTCACGCTGGCGCCAGGCATGGGTAACGCAGAATTGAGCTTTGTGCATGACTGCTGGGTGCGCGTGGCCGATGCTGATGGTAAAGAAATCAGCAGTGGCTTAAAGCGCGCTGGTGAGCAACTGAACATAACAGGTAAAGCACCTTTGGATGTGCACTTAGGCTACGCCAAGGGTGTGAGTATTCTTTATAATGGCGAGCCGGTGGACTTTAGTGCAGCGGTTCGCGGTGAAACTGCCAGAATTAAGCTGGGCCAATAA
- the ispG gene encoding flavodoxin-dependent (E)-4-hydroxy-3-methylbut-2-enyl-diphosphate synthase — MHTQSLIKRRLSRKIYVGSVAVGGDAPISVQSMTNTDTCDVDATVAQILRLEQAGADIVRVSVPDMEAAEAFGRIKKQVHAPLVADIHFDHRIALRVAELGVDCLRINPGNIGNEARVKAVVDAARDRGIPIRIGVNAGSLEKDLQKKYGEPTAEALVESALRHVEHLDRLNYPDFKVSVKASDVFMAVAAYRQLAQAIEQPLHLGITEAGGLRSGTVKSAVGLGMLLAEGIGDTIRVSLAADPVEEIKVGFDILKSLKLRSRGINFIACPSCSRQNFDVVKTMNELEERLEDLLVPLDVAVIGCVVNGPGEAKEVHLGLTGGSPNLVYIDGKPAQKLSNENLVDELETLIRKRASDKIAEDAALIVRS, encoded by the coding sequence ATGCATACACAGTCTTTAATTAAACGCCGTCTATCACGCAAGATTTATGTGGGTTCTGTTGCCGTGGGTGGCGATGCACCGATTAGCGTGCAAAGCATGACCAACACCGACACCTGTGATGTGGATGCCACTGTTGCGCAAATTCTACGTCTTGAACAGGCCGGTGCAGATATCGTGCGGGTTTCTGTGCCGGATATGGAGGCTGCTGAAGCCTTTGGTCGAATCAAAAAGCAAGTGCATGCACCCTTAGTAGCAGATATCCACTTCGATCACCGAATTGCTTTGCGTGTGGCTGAGTTGGGTGTTGATTGCTTGCGGATTAACCCAGGTAATATTGGTAATGAGGCACGGGTTAAAGCTGTGGTGGATGCTGCCCGTGACCGGGGTATACCTATTCGTATCGGAGTGAATGCTGGCTCCTTAGAGAAAGACTTGCAAAAGAAATACGGCGAGCCCACCGCAGAAGCTTTGGTTGAGTCCGCTTTACGCCATGTTGAACACCTCGATCGCTTAAACTACCCAGACTTTAAAGTCAGCGTAAAAGCCTCTGATGTCTTTATGGCGGTCGCTGCATACCGTCAACTGGCGCAAGCCATTGAGCAGCCATTGCACTTAGGTATCACTGAAGCCGGCGGCTTACGCTCAGGTACAGTTAAATCCGCGGTTGGTTTAGGTATGCTCTTGGCTGAGGGTATTGGCGATACTATTCGCGTGTCCCTGGCCGCTGATCCAGTGGAAGAAATCAAAGTCGGCTTTGATATTTTAAAATCATTAAAGCTGCGTTCACGTGGTATTAACTTTATTGCTTGCCCAAGCTGCTCTAGGCAGAACTTTGATGTGGTGAAAACCATGAATGAGCTAGAGGAGCGCCTCGAGGACCTTCTGGTGCCGCTAGATGTGGCTGTTATTGGCTGCGTGGTCAATGGCCCAGGTGAGGCTAAAGAGGTTCATTTGGGCTTAACCGGCGGCTCGCCCAATTTAGTCTATATCGATGGCAAGCCAGCACAAAAGTTAAGTAACGAGAATTTGGTGGATGAGCTCGAAACGCTGATTCGTAAGCGTGCCAGCGATAAAATTGCAGAAGATGCAGCACTTATAGTGCGCAGTTAA
- the hisS gene encoding histidine--tRNA ligase produces the protein MSKPLQAIRGMNDILPEQTPLWRYFEKTVAELLDGYGYKQIRMPVVEFTELFRRSIGEVTDIVEKEMYTFADRNGDSLTLRPEGTASCVRAVLEHSLAGGGQIQKLWYQGPMFRHERPQKGRYRQFHQIGVEAFNLPGPDVDAELIVLTWRLWKKLGISAHVKLELNSLGTSASRSVYREALVEYLQARHAQLDEDSQRRVLTNPLRVLDSKNPDTQALLVDAPQLQDYLDEASQAHFAGLRARLDAAGVPYVINPRLVRGLDYYSETVFEWVTDQLGAQGTVCAGGRYDGLIEQMGGRATPGVGFAMGIERLILMLETLEQVPAELSRQIDVYFCAFGEASELAALVLAEQLRDSQPHLRLQVNAGGGSFKSQFKKADKSGALYALILGENELESRTVAIKPLRTDAEQQSITWDALSEYLRNSLHDDASIIN, from the coding sequence GTGAGTAAACCATTACAAGCCATTCGCGGCATGAACGATATTTTGCCAGAGCAAACCCCGCTGTGGCGCTACTTTGAAAAAACTGTTGCAGAGTTACTGGATGGCTACGGCTATAAGCAAATACGTATGCCTGTTGTCGAATTCACTGAGCTGTTTCGCCGCTCCATTGGTGAAGTGACTGATATCGTCGAAAAAGAAATGTACACCTTTGCTGATCGCAATGGTGATTCGTTGACGTTACGTCCTGAGGGAACCGCTAGCTGTGTTCGTGCGGTGCTTGAGCATAGCTTAGCGGGCGGCGGGCAAATCCAGAAACTTTGGTATCAGGGGCCGATGTTCCGCCATGAGCGTCCGCAGAAGGGCCGCTATCGCCAGTTTCATCAAATTGGTGTGGAAGCCTTTAATTTACCCGGACCTGATGTTGATGCCGAGCTGATTGTTTTAACGTGGCGTTTATGGAAAAAGCTTGGTATCAGTGCGCATGTTAAGCTGGAGCTCAACAGCTTGGGCACTTCAGCGTCGCGCAGTGTTTACCGCGAAGCTTTAGTTGAGTACCTGCAGGCACGTCATGCGCAGCTGGATGAAGACAGTCAGCGCCGCGTGCTCACCAACCCGTTGCGGGTGCTGGACAGTAAAAATCCAGATACACAAGCCTTGTTGGTAGATGCACCGCAGCTGCAAGACTATTTAGATGAAGCGTCGCAAGCGCACTTTGCCGGTTTGCGTGCTCGACTGGATGCAGCAGGCGTACCCTATGTGATTAACCCACGCTTAGTGCGTGGTTTAGATTATTACAGTGAAACAGTGTTTGAGTGGGTCACGGATCAGTTAGGCGCGCAGGGCACTGTGTGTGCGGGCGGTCGCTATGATGGCTTAATTGAGCAAATGGGTGGACGTGCAACGCCAGGTGTTGGTTTTGCCATGGGGATTGAACGCTTGATCTTGATGCTGGAAACTTTAGAGCAAGTCCCTGCAGAACTGTCGCGGCAAATCGATGTCTATTTTTGCGCATTTGGTGAGGCCAGTGAGCTGGCAGCCTTAGTCTTAGCTGAGCAATTGCGCGATAGCCAACCCCATTTGCGCTTGCAGGTGAATGCGGGTGGTGGCAGTTTTAAAAGTCAGTTTAAAAAAGCTGACAAAAGTGGTGCATTATATGCCTTAATATTGGGCGAAAATGAGTTAGAGTCACGCACAGTTGCGATTAAACCTTTACGCACTGACGCTGAGCAGCAGTCGATTACGTGGGATGCTTTAAGCGAATATTTGCGCAATAGCTTGCACGACGACGCATCAATTATTAACTAG
- a CDS encoding YfgM family protein produces MSDYTEEEQIARIKEWWQRNGKPLLAGGVLALVIVFGWQAWQKHQTTQAHTSSVLYQQLLEVTLQPSAQVDAQQVAKLLAELKKVNPDNAYAQYGALLAVKIAVDNNQLDDAALELNAILAKPANDVLAELARQRLARVLLAQDQAEQALALLDVKVLPAFIATREELRGDALVVLDRPAEAKAAYLQAQEALSPEAAAGNLLMKLDNLSEKDA; encoded by the coding sequence GTGAGCGACTACACTGAAGAAGAACAAATTGCGCGGATTAAAGAGTGGTGGCAGCGTAACGGTAAACCGCTATTAGCAGGCGGGGTTTTAGCGTTGGTGATTGTTTTTGGCTGGCAAGCATGGCAAAAACATCAAACCACGCAAGCACACACATCATCAGTGTTATACCAGCAGTTATTAGAGGTAACATTGCAGCCCAGTGCGCAGGTGGATGCACAGCAAGTGGCTAAACTCTTGGCTGAGCTTAAAAAAGTTAATCCAGATAATGCTTATGCGCAGTATGGCGCTTTGTTAGCGGTTAAAATTGCAGTGGATAACAATCAACTGGATGACGCAGCCTTAGAACTCAATGCTATTCTAGCCAAGCCGGCCAATGATGTTTTGGCAGAGTTAGCGCGGCAACGTTTAGCTCGCGTGCTGTTAGCCCAAGATCAAGCGGAGCAAGCCTTGGCGTTATTGGATGTCAAAGTATTGCCTGCCTTTATCGCGACGCGAGAAGAATTACGTGGTGATGCTTTGGTTGTTTTAGATCGCCCAGCTGAAGCTAAAGCAGCTTATTTGCAAGCCCAGGAAGCACTGTCGCCTGAAGCAGCGGCCGGTAATTTATTAATGAAACTCGACAACCTCAGTGAAAAGGATGCCTAA
- the bamB gene encoding outer membrane protein assembly factor BamB — protein sequence MPNLKRYKYMAVLAVALFVAGCSSASKKELKPQPLEKITAEIELKKEWSTSVGAGQGKQWNTLTPAVDGDVLFVTDVKGRVSALDRFTGKALWTRKLKLDVSGGVGVGSGMVLLGTLDGNVIALNADTGEDLWRSSVTSEVLAAPATNGDVVVVQTQDDRLIGLEAATGQQRWIYENTPAVLSLRGTGAPLVTDYVAYAGLSTAKIIAVDTQRGLPIWEQRVTVPTGRTELERIVDVDGGLLLTDNTLYAVSYQGRLAGLDPQSGQVMWQREASSYVGVGEGFGNAYVSLADGTVESVDERSATAMWSNKDLLRREISGPAVFSSYVAVGDKEGYLHVLSQVDGRFVARKKIDGKGLRVQPLVVGGWLYVYGNGGKLVALTIK from the coding sequence ATGCCTAACTTGAAACGATACAAGTATATGGCAGTGCTTGCGGTAGCGCTGTTTGTAGCGGGCTGCAGTAGCGCTAGTAAAAAAGAGTTAAAGCCGCAGCCGCTGGAAAAAATAACTGCTGAAATTGAACTCAAAAAAGAGTGGAGCACCTCTGTAGGTGCTGGCCAAGGTAAACAGTGGAATACATTAACGCCAGCTGTAGATGGTGATGTTCTATTTGTCACTGATGTGAAAGGTCGAGTTTCGGCTCTGGATCGTTTTACTGGTAAGGCATTGTGGACGCGTAAATTGAAGCTGGATGTCTCCGGTGGTGTTGGTGTGGGTTCTGGCATGGTGTTGCTGGGCACGCTGGATGGCAATGTGATTGCTTTAAATGCTGATACCGGTGAGGATTTATGGCGCAGCTCGGTCACTAGTGAGGTTTTAGCCGCGCCAGCAACTAACGGTGATGTGGTGGTCGTGCAGACTCAAGATGACCGTTTAATCGGCCTCGAAGCTGCCACCGGCCAGCAGCGCTGGATTTACGAGAACACCCCTGCAGTATTGAGCTTGCGTGGTACGGGCGCACCGCTGGTAACCGATTATGTGGCTTATGCCGGGCTCTCCACAGCAAAAATAATAGCGGTGGATACTCAGCGTGGTCTACCGATTTGGGAGCAGCGTGTCACAGTACCAACGGGGCGTACTGAGCTTGAGCGAATTGTTGATGTTGACGGTGGTTTATTACTCACTGATAACACTTTATACGCAGTCAGTTATCAAGGTCGTCTTGCCGGTCTTGACCCACAAAGTGGTCAAGTAATGTGGCAGCGTGAAGCGTCCAGTTATGTGGGCGTAGGCGAAGGTTTCGGTAATGCTTATGTCAGTTTGGCAGATGGCACTGTAGAAAGTGTGGATGAGCGCTCGGCTACGGCAATGTGGAGTAATAAAGATTTATTACGCCGTGAGATTTCAGGACCTGCAGTCTTTTCCAGCTATGTTGCTGTTGGTGACAAAGAAGGTTACTTGCACGTGTTGAGCCAAGTGGACGGACGTTTCGTCGCGCGTAAAAAAATTGATGGTAAAGGACTGCGCGTCCAACCTTTAGTGGTTGGCGGCTGGCTGTATGTTTATGGCAATGGCGGCAAGCTGGTTGCTTTAACCATTAAGTAA
- the der gene encoding ribosome biogenesis GTPase Der yields the protein MVPVIALVGRPNVGKSTLFNRLTRSRDAIVGDIPGLTRDRQYGEAKWQERSYILIDTGGITGDEEGIDAKMAEQSLLAIEEADVVLFLVDARDGLCPADQMIGEHLRKRNKTTLVVVNKVDHLDENIALAEFSPLGLGAAVAIAAAHGRGITQMLELSLGEFPKDIVDEVDLDSIVEGEDLKRVPGPDAKDGIKIAIIGRPNVGKSTLVNRMLGEQRVVVFDQPGTTRDSIYIPFERDEEKYTLIDTAGVRRRGRISEEVEKFSVVKTLQAIKDANVVIFVMDAREGVVDHDLNLLGFALESGRAIVIALNKWDGMQPSERDYAKKELERRLYFVDFADIHFISALHGTGVGHLYKSVQNAFTSAITRWPTNRLTQILEDAVREHQPPMIAGRRIKLRYAHLGGANPPLIIIHGNQVESVPKGYVRYLENTYRRVLKLVGTPIRIEFKGGDNPYEGKKNKLSDRQVNKKRRLIANKKKIEKRKKSK from the coding sequence ATGGTTCCCGTAATTGCTCTGGTGGGCCGACCGAATGTCGGCAAATCGACGTTGTTTAACCGCCTGACTAGATCCCGCGATGCGATTGTAGGCGATATTCCTGGCTTAACCCGTGACCGTCAATATGGCGAAGCGAAGTGGCAGGAGCGCAGTTATATTTTGATCGACACCGGTGGTATTACCGGTGACGAGGAAGGTATCGATGCAAAAATGGCCGAACAGTCGCTCTTGGCGATTGAAGAGGCAGATGTGGTCTTGTTTTTGGTGGATGCACGCGATGGCTTATGCCCAGCGGACCAAATGATTGGTGAGCATCTGCGTAAGCGCAATAAAACCACATTGGTGGTGGTCAATAAAGTTGATCACCTCGATGAGAATATCGCCCTTGCAGAGTTTAGTCCGTTGGGGCTCGGTGCTGCAGTGGCTATTGCTGCCGCACATGGCCGTGGTATTACCCAAATGCTTGAGTTGAGCTTGGGTGAGTTTCCTAAAGATATTGTAGATGAAGTTGATTTAGACAGCATCGTTGAAGGTGAAGACCTAAAGCGTGTCCCAGGACCTGATGCTAAAGACGGTATTAAAATCGCTATTATTGGTCGCCCTAACGTAGGTAAATCAACCCTGGTAAACCGCATGCTCGGTGAGCAGCGGGTGGTGGTGTTTGATCAGCCAGGCACGACACGCGATAGTATCTATATTCCTTTTGAGCGCGATGAGGAAAAGTACACTCTGATTGATACCGCAGGGGTGCGGCGTCGCGGCAGAATATCTGAGGAAGTTGAAAAGTTCTCAGTGGTAAAAACCCTGCAGGCGATTAAAGATGCCAACGTCGTGATTTTTGTGATGGATGCCCGTGAGGGCGTAGTGGATCACGACTTGAACTTGCTGGGCTTTGCTTTGGAGTCCGGCCGCGCCATTGTGATTGCGCTGAATAAGTGGGATGGCATGCAGCCTAGCGAGCGTGATTATGCTAAAAAAGAATTAGAGCGTCGTCTCTACTTCGTTGATTTTGCTGATATCCACTTTATTTCAGCGTTGCACGGTACAGGGGTGGGGCACCTGTATAAGTCGGTACAAAATGCCTTTACTTCAGCTATCACCCGCTGGCCAACCAATCGCTTAACGCAGATTCTCGAAGATGCGGTACGTGAGCATCAGCCGCCGATGATTGCTGGGCGTCGGATTAAACTGCGTTACGCGCACTTAGGTGGAGCCAACCCCCCCTTGATTATTATCCATGGTAATCAGGTTGAGTCGGTACCCAAAGGCTATGTGCGTTATTTAGAGAACACCTATCGCCGCGTCTTAAAGCTGGTTGGTACACCGATTCGCATTGAGTTTAAAGGCGGTGATAACCCCTATGAGGGCAAGAAAAACAAACTCAGTGATCGCCAGGTAAATAAAAAACGTCGCCTGATAGCCAATAAGAAGAAAATCGAAAAGCGTAAGAAAAGTAAGTGA
- the zipA gene encoding cell division protein ZipA, with product MDIGLREWLVVIGIIVIAAVLFDGWRRMSGNRSTLKFRLDRNLADLPDEENPEILGPARPAKKREPSIDSDDVDLGLHAQTDMHPSFTAQTATDDFSLENPEEPTLLNPFDNKAQENFDSEPDDYEEILIIHVVSRSEEGFKGPALLQSILESGLRYGAMDIFHRHESMTGNGDKLFSMANALNPGTFDLDDMDLFSTRAVCFFMGLPGPRNTRQAFDLMIAAARKLAKELDGDLKDDHRSVLTAQTIEHYRQRIADFERQQLTQKL from the coding sequence ATGGATATTGGTCTACGTGAATGGTTGGTAGTCATCGGTATTATTGTCATTGCTGCTGTTTTGTTTGATGGCTGGCGGCGCATGAGCGGTAATCGAAGCACCCTTAAGTTTCGTCTTGACCGCAACTTGGCTGACTTACCCGATGAAGAAAATCCTGAGATTTTAGGCCCTGCACGGCCTGCTAAAAAACGTGAACCGTCCATAGATAGTGATGACGTTGATTTAGGCTTGCATGCGCAGACTGATATGCATCCCTCATTTACTGCGCAAACAGCAACGGATGATTTTAGTTTAGAGAATCCAGAAGAACCTACGCTGCTTAATCCTTTTGATAATAAAGCGCAAGAAAACTTCGATAGTGAACCCGATGATTACGAAGAAATCTTAATCATTCATGTGGTCTCGCGCAGTGAAGAAGGCTTTAAAGGGCCAGCACTGCTGCAAAGCATTTTGGAAAGTGGTTTGCGTTATGGTGCGATGGATATTTTCCACCGTCATGAAAGCATGACAGGCAACGGCGATAAGCTGTTCTCCATGGCTAATGCGCTGAATCCAGGCACCTTTGATTTAGACGACATGGATTTGTTCAGTACTCGCGCGGTGTGCTTCTTTATGGGCTTGCCGGGACCACGTAATACGCGCCAAGCGTTTGATTTAATGATTGCTGCCGCACGTAAGTTGGCTAAAGAGCTGGATGGCGATCTTAAAGATGATCATCGCAGTGTGTTGACCGCGCAAACCATTGAGCATTACCGTCAACGAATTGCTGACTTTGAGCGTCAGCAGTTGACGCAAAAACTATAA